A region of Polyangiaceae bacterium DNA encodes the following proteins:
- a CDS encoding phosphatidate cytidylyltransferase, which produces MTRQIIRLAGPRSPVNRPSRVAKSNLTVRILTAVVFVPFLLALLFVGPAWGFYALVAFASAVGASELFAMTHPGDRVAQGIGVVLTLAVSAAVYFYTKDARVLLAVFFAVPIIGVLLPLWRLGQIESAGLRVMANVAAPFYIGALFCTIGLLRRDLGDEGPRWVVMTLTFAWLADTGGYFAGRFFGKTKLYEKVSPKKTREGFYGSLGGACLGATVASLWYLPSIPLQHSIPLALFAGALGQMGDLVESLLKRSTGIKDSGWIVPGHGGLLDRVDALLIVSPIVYLYTVFRG; this is translated from the coding sequence ATGACGCGGCAGATCATACGCTTGGCAGGGCCGCGGTCCCCTGTTAACCGTCCGAGCCGCGTGGCGAAGAGCAACCTCACCGTACGCATCCTGACGGCCGTCGTGTTCGTGCCGTTCTTGCTGGCGCTGCTCTTCGTGGGCCCGGCCTGGGGATTCTACGCCCTGGTCGCGTTCGCCAGCGCGGTGGGAGCGAGCGAGCTCTTCGCGATGACGCACCCGGGAGACCGGGTCGCGCAGGGCATCGGGGTGGTGCTCACCCTGGCGGTGAGCGCCGCAGTCTATTTCTACACGAAGGACGCTCGAGTCTTGCTCGCGGTGTTCTTCGCGGTCCCCATCATCGGCGTGCTCCTGCCGCTCTGGCGCCTCGGTCAGATCGAGAGCGCGGGTCTGCGCGTGATGGCGAACGTCGCCGCGCCGTTCTACATCGGCGCGCTGTTCTGCACCATCGGCCTCTTGCGCCGCGATCTGGGCGACGAGGGCCCGCGCTGGGTGGTGATGACCCTGACCTTCGCCTGGCTCGCCGACACCGGCGGCTATTTTGCCGGACGGTTCTTCGGCAAGACCAAGCTCTACGAGAAGGTCAGCCCCAAGAAGACGCGGGAGGGCTTTTACGGCTCCCTGGGCGGGGCGTGTCTGGGGGCCACGGTCGCCAGCCTTTGGTACCTCCCGAGCATCCCGCTCCAACACTCCATACCGCTGGCGCTCTTCGCCGGGGCCCTGGGGCAGATGGGCGACCTCGTCGAGTCGCTGCTCAAGCGCTCCACCGGCATCAAGGACAGCGGCTGGATCGTTCCCGGCCACGGCGGCCTGCTCGATCGCGTGGACGCGCTCTTGATCGTCAGCCCCATCGTCTACCTCTACACGGTCTTCCGCGGCTGA